From Nicotiana tabacum cultivar K326 chromosome 20, ASM71507v2, whole genome shotgun sequence, one genomic window encodes:
- the LOC107829253 gene encoding laccase-15-like, translating to MMAGEVVMRTHTLSFIVVATFLHYVAFANHYHFIVKEASFERLCKSKEILTVNGKFPGPTLYAHKGSTLIVDVYNKGKYNLTIHWHGVKQPRNSWSDGPEYITQCPIQPGSKFRQKIILSDEEGTIWWHAHSAWARATVHGAIVVYPKPGTSYPFPKPHAEIPIILGEWWKDSVVDVLKEFTASGGQPMNSDAFMINGQPGDFYPCSKHGTFKLEVKSGKTYLLRILNAAMNEILFFAIAKHKLTVVGTDGSYTKPLTRDYIAISPGQTLDCLFKANQEPNFYYMAARAYTNGTNVQFDNTTTTAIVKYEGNYLISSLPYLPSYGNTPAAVNFSGSLRSLASKHHPISVPLKVKTRLVSTVSINLLPCPINGTNVTTCQGPNGTRLSASMNNISFLTPTYNILEAYYYHIKGVFGTKFPSFPLYVFNYTADVLPLELKLPEFGTQVKVLEYNTTVELVLQGTNLVTGLDHPMHLHGYNFYVVGWGLGNFDEKQDPQNYNLVDPPRRNTVAIPRNGWIAIRFRADNPGVWIMHCHIERHLTWGMRTVFIVKNGHRPEERIFSPPQDMPPC from the exons ATGATGGCTGGAGAAGTTGTTATGAGAACACACACTTTGAGTTTCATAGTTGTTGCCACCTTCCTCCATTACGTAGCTTTTGCTAACCACTATCATTTCATC GTTAAAGAAGCTTCGTTCGAAAGGCTatgcaaatcaaaggaaattCTAACTGTGAACGGCAAGTTTCCAGGGCCGACCCTCTATGCTCACAAAGGATCTACTCTTATTGTTGATGTCTATAACAAAGGAAAGTACAATCTCACTATTCACTG GCATGGAGTGAAACAACCACGGAATTCCTGGTCAGATGGCCCTGAATATATCACCCAGTGTCCAATTCAACCGGGCTCTAAATTCAGACAAAAAATAATACTTTCTGATGAAGAAGGTACTATTTGGTGGCACGCGCACAGCGCTTGGGCGCGTGCCACAGTTCATGGCGCCATTGTTGTTTACCCCAAGCCCGGAACTAGTTATCCTTTTCCCAAGCCTCATGCTGAAATACCAATTATTTTAG GTGAGTGGTGGAAGGACAGTGTTGTGGATGTTTTAAAGGAATTTACTGCCTCAGGAGGTCAGCCTATGAACTCTGATGCTTTTATGATTAATGGTCAGCCTGGTGATTTTTACCCATGTTCAAAACATG GAACTTTCAAGCTAGAAGTTAAGTCTGGGAAGACTTATCTGCTAAGAATTCTTAATGCTGCAATGAATGAAATTCTCTTTTTCGCGATTGCAAAGCACAAATTAACAGTGGTTGGAACAGATGGCAGCTACACAAAGCCATTGACAAGGGATTATATCGCGATAAGTCCTGGACAGACACTTGACTGCCTGTTTAAAGCCAATCAAGAACCTAATTTTTACTACATGGCTGCTAGAGCATATACTAATGGGACTAATGTCCAATTTGATAACACAACAACCACAGCCATTGTGAAATATGAAGGAAATTACTTGATTTCTTCACTGCCTTATTTACCTTCTTATGGTAACACACCTGCAGCTGTTAATTTCAGTGGCAGCCTAAGAAGTTTAGCTTCTAAACACCATCCGATATCCGTCCCACTTAAAGTGAAAACAAGGTTGGTTTCAACTGTTTCAATTAACTTATTGCCGTGTCCTATAAATGGTACAAATGTTACAACATGCCAAGGACCAAATGGGACACGATTATCGGCTAGTATGAACAACATAAGTTTTTTGACACCAACATATAACATACTAGAGGCCTATTATTATCACATTAAGGGCGTGTTTGGGACCAAATTTCCTAGTTTTCCACTATATGTATTTAATTACACTGCTGATGTCCTGCCTTTAGAGCTCAAGTTACCTGAATTCGGGACACAAGTGAAAGTGCTAGAGTATAATACAACAGTCGAGTTGGTACTTCAGGGGACTAATTTGGTCACTGGCTTAGACCATCCAATGCATCTTCATGGGTACAATTTTTACGTTGTTGGTTGGGGATTGGGAAATTTTGACGAAAAACAGGATCCTCAGAACTATAATCTTGTTGATCCTCCTCGAAGGAACACCGTTGCTATCCCTAGAAATGGTTGGATTGCTATTAGATTCAGGGCAGATAACCCAG gAGTTTGGATTATGCATTGCCATATTGAGCGCCATCTTACATGGGGGATGCGGACAGTGTTTATAGTGAAAAATGGACACAGGCCAGAAGAACGCATTTTCTCTCCTCCTCAGGACATGCCACCTTGCTGA